The genomic window ACGGCATGACCCTAGGAATGCCTGCACAGCTCAACCCCGAACCCGCTTCGCCCGCGGCGGAGACGGAAGCCGTGCCGGCAATCGATACCGCCCCCGAAATCGCGGCGGCAACCGAAACCACGACAGCACCAGAGTCGAAACCGACCGCAACGGACAAATCGGGACAGCCTGAACTGGCGATGGAAGGCTTCTGTGCCGTAACCGTGATCAAAGAAGATCGTTGGATCGAAGGCCGATCCGACTTTGGTGCGATTCACTTGGGCAAGCTCTATCTGTTTGCGAGTGCCGAAGCGATGGAAACCTTCCTTGCCGATCCGGTCACCTACACTCCTGTGCTAAACGAGATCGACGTGGTTCGCTTCTTTGAAGAGCGACGCATCGTTCCTGGGAAACGCGAATGGGGATTAAAAGACCCCACGCACAATCGCATGTTCTTCTTCGCCGATGAAGCCGCGATGAACCACTTCTGGAACGAGCATCACCGCTACGCTGACGCGGCGATCAAGGTGATGGACCAAGCGGTCAAGGATGCCAACCCAGGCACCTAAACGCGACACCGAAAAACGGCAGCCCCAATAGAGGCCGGATACTGAATACCCCCGAACGCTGCGAAACAGAGATTCTGTTTCGCGGCGTTTGCCGTTTGATCGCTCAACCTTTTTGATCGCTCAACCTTTTTGATCGTTCAACCTTTTTAAACGCTCAACGGCTTTGATCACTCAACGGAGTGATGCTCGACGGGCTCGACATAAGAGGGACGCACCCCGCTGAGGATAGCGATCCCAGCAGCAAAGGCGGCAATCGCCACGGCCAACCAAAGACAGCGTGCGGCGAGTTTGCCAAAGCGATGCTCGACCGCCGCGATACTTCGTAAACGATACGGCCCCGCCCAGGGCCCCACGGCGACCACGCTTGATGCCACAGCGAACACCACCGCAAGGGATCCTACAAGCGGTTCGTCATAACTCATTCAGCTTCCTCTGATCCAGGATGCATGTGAAATGTTGCAATACAGGGATTTTAGCCTGCAAACCGTTGAGCGGGCAGCCGTTTTAGATTTCGGTTGCAGGGACACTGATTACAGGGACACTGATTGCAGGGACTCAGCGACCGCTCAATGCAATCTATTTTCGTAGCGGTGCGGCGTGAACCGTCGGGTCACAGCAAGAAAAAAGGTTCGAACGACACTGGCTTACCCGACACTGGCTTACCCGACACTGGCTTACCCGACACTGGCTTACTCGACACTGGTCGACTCGCGCCGCTCCGCTTGAGGGAGTCCGCTTCGTCTTTCACTGCAGCTCAAGCGTCGGTTTGTCGCAAACGCCGCTCAAGCACACGGATTTGAATGCGTGCGTTTTCAACATCGGGACAGATTCCGACACAGCGGCGAAGGGCCGAAATCGCAGCCTCATAATCATGTTCTAACATCCGACAGCGTGCCAATCCCTGCCATGCAAGGTAGTGATAACGGCAATGCCACAGGCATCCGCGGAACGCCGCTTCGGCTTGCGGAATGTCATCCAAGCCTTGCCAGCAAATCGCCAATTGATGAAACGCTTCGCTGTAACGAGGCGATTGATCCACCAAAATCATCGTCGGTGCTAATGCGGCGGCGTACTCGGCGCCGTCGTTGAGGTGCATCACTTGCAGCAGTTGTTGATGATGACGCGGCGCGGCATCGCGAACCAACAACGCTCGAAACGAATCATCGGCAGCCAGACGCACGCCACGATCGGGATCCGAAAGCGCTTGGCCAAGCGATTCAATCGAACGGTGATCGCCGAGCATCCCTAAGGCCAACGCGGAAGCGCGTCGCATTTCGACATCGCTACGCCGCAGCAAACTTGCCAACGTTGACGCCGAATAGTACTCATCGACTTCAGCGACGAATTGAGGCGAGTTGGCTGACGTGAGATAACGCCGATAGGCGACCGTCAATCGAGTCGTTCGCACGAAGGGAGCAGTCACAAGGGAGTCCATCAAGGTGAGAAAATTAACAGAGGTCAGCCGCGAGTCATGTTTCGCAGTGCGACTGGCATGTTACGCAAGCGACTGGGGGCGGCAAGCGATAACGTCTCGGAGGCCTGCGTCACAAACGCATCCGCCCCCCGCCACCCCGCAGCCATCCCTCCTTGGATCTTCCGCACGTCTGAATCGCGAAACATCGTGATTTCGCGTAGAATCATGTTCAGTTCCTGCGAGTCTAGTTGCCGCTAATGCCCTCGGCAACCAAGCAAACTCTAACTTATCGCCGCGAGTGGTAATTCGATCGGACACTCACGATCGATGCCCCACGTGGTGCGACAAAGCCCGCTCGGACCTGTGATTTGATTCTCCGCAGTCGGCCGCTCCCTAACGCGTCACTCTCGCCTCTCAACTCAGCAATGAAAACCTTCGCTATTTTAACAACGCTGTTACTTTGGGGGATTTCCCAACCTCAACAAACCACGCTTGGGCAGCAGCCACCAACGTCTTCGGACTCCGTTTCGCTTGCCAATCCGTTCTACGCCAAGCTGTCCGCAGGCAGTCGCGCGATCGTCGATGGCAAACCGTTTCGAATCGCGTTAACGGACTTGGCTGATCGCGTGGAGATCCCCGTCATTCTGGATCGCCGCGTGGATCCGTCGTCCATCGTGAACGTGGGATCGATTGGGCCCACGGTGTTTGCGGGAATCCAACGCGTCGCCCAGGCGCAAGATTGCGTGGTGATGCCCATCGCAGGCGTGATCATCGTCGGACGCCCGGCATGGATCGATGCGACAAGCGAAGCGATCTTGTCCGTTGCGTCCGCATCGGAATCGGCTGAATCGTCCCGGATCGATGTCCAGTGGTCCGAGGCGACCACGCCGACCGAGGCGTTGCGTTTGATCGCACGCGCCAGCGGTAAAGCCGAGCCGGCCGATGAACTGCCCCACGACTTGTGGGCTGCGGCCGATTGGAAATCGATCGCCCCGAACGTCGCCAAGACGTTGGTCGTTAGCCAATTCGATTCGCCGGCAGCGGCGGCGAACTCGCCCCCTAGCGAAAAACGCTTTGCCCTCCGCTATCGGCTCGATGCCAATCGGACTCCCGTGATCGCTGCGATTCGTAGCATCGACCGACAAAGCAACGTGAGGAGAGCGGGGCAAGAAATTCGGGCGATGGAAACGGAGGTGACCGCCACCGCGGCAGCCCACCGAGCTGGGATCGAAGCGTTTTTGATCAGCCAATCGGCAAAGCAAGCCGCCAACGTCGATCTCGACAATGCGAACTTGACGCTCAAGCTGCAGTACACCCCGGCCAGCCAAGTGTTCACCAAGTTGGCGGGCGCCGCGGGCCGTGCCTGTCAAATCGAAGCGTCGGCCGAAGCGGCCTGCGGCAAATTGATCACGATGAGCATGGAGCAAGCGTCGCTGCGCCAATTGGTTGCCGAAGTGGCCTTACAAGCTGGAGTGCACGTTCGTTGGAGCGACGCGGTGCTGGTCGTCTCGGCACCGTAGCGTGTTCGAGCGAAACCGCGGCTGGAATCCGTCTCCAACGTCACCCCAGTCTGCAACGCCCGCATTGATCGCAACCGCATTGATCGCAACAACGTTTAGCGAACTCGTTTAGCGAACTCGTTTAGCGAACTCGTTTAGCAACGCGCAGGCGACGATCCGTCGCTGATTCCCTAGGCCGCGTTGACGCTACGCGTCGGCTTGTGCTTTCAGTTCGGCTTGCCGCAGCCCTTCCACCAATTTCTGAATTTCGGCAACGGGCAACTCTTCCGTTCTCGCGTTTTCGGAATGCCCGAGCGCGCCGAGCACTTCGTCGACTTGCCGTTTATCCAACCGCCCCTTCATGCCGCTGACGACGACGCTGCGCAGGAACTTGCGGCGGTGAAAGAACAGCGCGCGGACCGTTTCATGAAAGTAGCGTAGATCCGGAATTTGTGCGCGCCACTCGGGCTGGGCATCCAAGCGGATGATAGCTGAATCGACGTTGGGTCGCGGCCAGAACACTTTGGGGGACAGGATGCGAACGATGCTGCATTTGCATAACGATTGCAACCAAACGCTCAGCGCTCCGTAATCCTTGCTGCCGGGTTCCGCGATAATTCGATCGCCGAGTTCTTTTTGAATCGTCGCGACCACGACATCGGGCGAGGGAGTTTCGAGCATCAAGTTGCTAATGATCGGCGTCGCGACGTTGTAAGGCAAATTCGCCACGAGCAAGAAGCGAGCGTCGTCACCGATGCGCTGCATCGCGTCGCGAATCTGTACCATCATGTCGGGACGCAGGGTGTTTTTATTGTGCAATGCATCACCGTGCAGCAACCGTACATTGGGCCGCCACCCCACTTCTTCCTTCGCTAAACGATGCAAGTTTGCATCAATCTCGATCGTCAACACCGCTCCGGCGGCATCGGACAATCGCGAGGTCAACGAACCGACCCCGGTGCCCACCTCTAACACGACGTCGTCCTTGCGCAGTTCCGCTGAATTCGCAATCAGGTCGACAAGATTCAGGTCGATCAAAAAGTTTTGGCCATATCGCGAGACCGGTTGCAGCCCGGCGGCGGTGAGTCGCTTGGAAAGATACGATGCGGTTTGTCGTGGCTGGTTCACGTGCTTAGAGTCTTTGGGTTTCTAGTGACAACGATCGATCAAAGTGACAATGATCAAAGTGGACGTTGAAATGGGGTTCAGGAGCGTTTAGCGGAAAAGCAAAGCAATGACGGTAACGAAAAAGCAATGGCAGTAACGAAACGGGGTGCGATTAAGATTTGCTGCATTCGAGTGAACGTTGGACGTATTTGGCCAAGACGTCCGTTTCCAAGTTGACGCGGTCGCCGATCACCAAGCGTCCCAGCGTCGTTTGATCCAACGTGTGGGGAATCAACGCCACACTAAAGCAGTCACTTTCCACATCCACCACGGTTAAGCTTACCCCGTCGACCGCGACGCTGCCTTTGGACGCGATCTGAGAGATCCAATTTTCGGGTACCGAAAAATATAAATTCGCCCAAGGGGGATCGTCTCGGCGCTCTTTTAGGGTCACCACGGTGTCGATATGGCCGGTCACATAGTGGCCTCCCAATCGATCTCCGACCGCCAACGATCGCTCCAAATTGACAGGACTGTCGACCTCGAGCTGCCCCAAATTGGTTCGCGAGAGGGTTTCGGCCCCCGCTTCAAAGCGGAGCCGACCGCCATTGATTTCGATAACGGTCAAGCAACAACCATTAATCGCAATACTGTCTCCGATTTGGACTCCTTCGCAAATCGCAGCGGCCTCAATTTGGAATTGCCTTCCCGGTGCCTCGATTCGGATCTCAGAAATACGTCCGACCGTTTCGACAAGTCCCGTGAACATCAGTCTATAAATTCTCTGGCGAGGAAAGATTTGGAGGCAACCGATTTGCAGGCAACCGATTTGCAGGCAACCAGCCCCGTTTTGGATTCAGTGACGGGTAGCCACAGCGTGCCGCATTGGACAAAATGCCGACGGTTTGCACAACGCAGTCCGCTGCGATTCGCCGCATTTACCAAACAACTTACCCACTTTTTCGACAATACTCCTCTTTCAGCAAAACCTACGAGGCCCCCAGATGACTCTGATCGAAGCAATTCACGCGCGGCAAATCCTTGATAGCCGCGGAAACCCAACGGTCGAATGCGAAGTCCTGCTGAGCGACGGCGCTCACGGACGTGCTGCAGTCCCCAGCGGAGCGAGCACCGGTGCTCACGAAGCATGGGAACTTCGCGACGGCGACAAATCGGTCTTCATGGGCAAAGGTGTCCAAACGGCGGTCAATAACGTCAACACCCAAATCTCCGAAGCGCTCGAAGGACTCGACGCCACCGATCAAGCGGCCGTCGATGCCACGATGCTCGAACTTGACGGTACTCCCAACAAGAAGAACCTCGGTGCCAATGCGATCCTCGGCGTTTCACTCGCTGTCGCGCACGCCGCCGCCGCTTCGACCGGCCAACCGCTCTACCGCTACCTCGGGGGTGCCGGTGCTCGATTGTTGCCCGCGCCGATGATGAACATCATCAATGGGGGTGAACACGCCGACAACGGTGTCGACATCCAAGAATTCATGGTCATGCCACTCGGCTTCGAGCGTTTCAGCGACGCCCTTCGCTGTGGCACCGAAGTGTTCCACAACTTGAAGAAAGTGTTGTCCGACAAGGGCTACAGCACCGCCGTGGGCGACGAAGGTGGCTTTGCTCCCGACTTGAAGAGCAACCAAGAAGCGCTCGACGTGATCATGACCGCGATCGACAAAGCGGGCTACAAGGCTGGAGAACAAGTCTTCATCGCCTTGGACGCCGCTTCGACCGAGTTCTACGACAGCTCGACGAAGAAGTACACGATCGACAAGAAAGAATTGTCGGGCGACGAAATGGTCGACTTCTTTGCCGATTGGTGCAACAAGTACCCGATCTGCAGCATCGAAGATGGCTGCGACGAAGACGATTGGGACACCTGGAAAAAGTTGACCCTGAAATTGGGCGACAAAGTTCAATTGGTCGGCGACGATTTGTTCGTCACCAACGTCGAACGACTCCAACGCGGTATCAACGAAGGCATTGCCAACAGCATTCTGATCAAGGTCAACCAGATCGGAACGTTGACCGAAACGATCGATGCAATCCAACTTGCCAACCGCAATGGCTACACCGCTGTGACGAGTCACCGTAGCGGTGAAACCGAAGACGCGACCATCGCGGATCTCGCCGTCGCGCTCTCCACCGGACAAATCAAAACCGGTTCGGCAAGCCGCAGTGACCGGATGGCCAAGTACAACCAATTGCTACGTATCGAAGAGATGCTTGGCGATGCCGCTCAATACGGCGGACCGTTGTTCCAAAAACGATCGTAAATCGTTAGCGATCGCCTGGGGACGATTTGTCTCCGAAAAGCGACACTCGCTTGTGACGATTTTGAAGGGGCGATGTTTTAAGAACATCGCCCCTTTTTTCATGGCCGCCTCGACAATCGAGTAGGCTACATTGATCCGCTGTGATTCGCTTCGCCGTTAGGCGTTAGCTCCAGCAAAACGCGGGAACGGTGGTTAACACCCAAACGGCGCAGGCAGCACACGAGAGATGCCTGCTTGCTCCCTTTGCCGACATTCGATTTGCCCCCCCAATCCAGAGACTCCGTGACGATGCAAGTCCTTGCTGAACAACCGCTTCTCATT from Novipirellula galeiformis includes these protein-coding regions:
- a CDS encoding riboflavin synthase; translation: MFTGLVETVGRISEIRIEAPGRQFQIEAAAICEGVQIGDSIAINGCCLTVIEINGGRLRFEAGAETLSRTNLGQLEVDSPVNLERSLAVGDRLGGHYVTGHIDTVVTLKERRDDPPWANLYFSVPENWISQIASKGSVAVDGVSLTVVDVESDCFSVALIPHTLDQTTLGRLVIGDRVNLETDVLAKYVQRSLECSKS
- the rsmA gene encoding 16S rRNA (adenine(1518)-N(6)/adenine(1519)-N(6))-dimethyltransferase RsmA, whose product is MNQPRQTASYLSKRLTAAGLQPVSRYGQNFLIDLNLVDLIANSAELRKDDVVLEVGTGVGSLTSRLSDAAGAVLTIEIDANLHRLAKEEVGWRPNVRLLHGDALHNKNTLRPDMMVQIRDAMQRIGDDARFLLVANLPYNVATPIISNLMLETPSPDVVVATIQKELGDRIIAEPGSKDYGALSVWLQSLCKCSIVRILSPKVFWPRPNVDSAIIRLDAQPEWRAQIPDLRYFHETVRALFFHRRKFLRSVVVSGMKGRLDKRQVDEVLGALGHSENARTEELPVAEIQKLVEGLRQAELKAQADA
- the eno gene encoding phosphopyruvate hydratase — encoded protein: MTLIEAIHARQILDSRGNPTVECEVLLSDGAHGRAAVPSGASTGAHEAWELRDGDKSVFMGKGVQTAVNNVNTQISEALEGLDATDQAAVDATMLELDGTPNKKNLGANAILGVSLAVAHAAAASTGQPLYRYLGGAGARLLPAPMMNIINGGEHADNGVDIQEFMVMPLGFERFSDALRCGTEVFHNLKKVLSDKGYSTAVGDEGGFAPDLKSNQEALDVIMTAIDKAGYKAGEQVFIALDAASTEFYDSSTKKYTIDKKELSGDEMVDFFADWCNKYPICSIEDGCDEDDWDTWKKLTLKLGDKVQLVGDDLFVTNVERLQRGINEGIANSILIKVNQIGTLTETIDAIQLANRNGYTAVTSHRSGETEDATIADLAVALSTGQIKTGSASRSDRMAKYNQLLRIEEMLGDAAQYGGPLFQKRS
- a CDS encoding HEAT repeat domain-containing protein, giving the protein MDSLVTAPFVRTTRLTVAYRRYLTSANSPQFVAEVDEYYSASTLASLLRRSDVEMRRASALALGMLGDHRSIESLGQALSDPDRGVRLAADDSFRALLVRDAAPRHHQQLLQVMHLNDGAEYAAALAPTMILVDQSPRYSEAFHQLAICWQGLDDIPQAEAAFRGCLWHCRYHYLAWQGLARCRMLEHDYEAAISALRRCVGICPDVENARIQIRVLERRLRQTDA